The following nucleotide sequence is from Peribacillus sp. ACCC06369.
CTTTTTCTTTTCTTTGTTACTCTCTACAGTGTCCTATCAATTAGTGGAAAAACCATGCATGAGCCTTGGATCGTATTTCACGAGAAACAAACAAAAAACAGTAATAACCAAAGATCCGATAGCTCTAAAACGCAAAATAGGATAATTGCTTACTATTCTATAAAAATTCTCAGCAAGTTTAGAACATATTCTTACTATCTCTAAAAAAAGTGGTGAAATCGATGAATGAAAAGTTAAAAATAAAAGATTTTATACGAATCTTAAAGAAGCGAATATTTATCATTATTCTTTCTACACTTTGTATTACTGGTTTCATTATTTTTTCGTCCATGTACCTTATGAAACCAACTTATCAGTATTCCACTCAAGTTCTGGCAGGATCTTTAAGCATGGATGAAAAGGAAGCTTCCATAAACAAAGTTCAAGAAAACAGACAGCTTGCCCTTTCATATATGGACATCATTAAAAGTCCGCAGATCATGATAGGGGTTAAAGAGGAATTGAACCTTAAGGCTTCAAGCTATGACTTACTTAAGCAAGTTTCCATTACAAATAGAGATAATTCCCAAATCATCACGATTACCGTCAAGGATTCGAATCCTGAATCTGCTAAGGACATTGCCCAGACAGTCGCGAGGCATTCGATATCTAATTTTAAAGACCTTACAAACGTTAAACAGATTAGTATTCTCAATGATAATAAAATGGGACAAGCAGAACTTCTTTTCCCAAAACCGAAATTCATCATAGCCATTTCAATCGTAATAGGCTTTTTCGCTGGAATAGGCTTAGCACTTCTTAGAGAACATTTTGATGATTCGACCTACTCCGATAGAGAGCTTGAACTTCTTGGAATTCCATTATTAGGAAGGCTGGATTTGAATACCAAAAGATTAAACAGAAAACGTAAAATAACTTATAAAACCTTACCTTCCACAAAACGGGGTGAATATAGTGAGTATTAAATTTTCAAGGAAACAATCCTTTTACCTAAATGAAATCAATAAAGAGCAATTTTATTCGATATGTAACAATATCGAGTCCAACCTTCATAAAGACAATTTAATATTAATGATTACATCCATATCACATTCACAGAATATTGCCAATGCTACCGCGTACTTAGCACTTGCCTTTTCTGAGCAGCGTAAACGAGTGCTGGTTGTGGATGCTAATCTGCGTCAACCTTCGCTTCATCAGGTGTTTAATATCGATAATTCATTCGGTTTGACCAATTTGCTTTTAAATGAGAAGCCCAATTTTAACGAACATGCTATACATATAAAGGGTCATCTATTCTGTATACCTACAAGCGAAGTCATTTATGAACCTGCAACATTATTAACATTAGAGACCCTTCCCACTCTGATTGAAGAGTGGAAAAAGAATTTTGACCTCATTTTATTTCATACATCGGACAGTTTAAATAAACCTGATGCAAATATCGTTGCTAAATATTGTGATGGCATAATTTTAGCGATACAAGAAGGAAGAGATAAGTTAGAGAAAATATCAGGTGTGAAAATGCAATTTGAACGGGCAAATCTTGAAATTTCTGGATCAATGATCATTTCTTAAATCAGGGAGGGTAATAAGTGGATTCGAAAGCCAGAGTCGATAGACAGAAAGAAATCCTGATAAAACACCTATCGACATCATCATATTTTAATCTAAAGCGCACAATGGATTTTATCATCTCTTTTTTTATGCTGATACTTACAGCACCTATTTTATTTTTATTTTGCATTCTTATCCCTATTGATTCAACTGGCTCCCCTTTTTATTATCAACAAAGACTGGGATTGGATGGAAAGCCTTTCAATATGATTAAACTGCGTTCCATGGGCATCGATGCCGAAAAAAATGGACCGACGTGGGCAAGTGATAATGATTCTAGGGTTACAAGAATAGGAGCCTTTATACGAAAAACACGCATTGATGAAATCCCTCAGCTAATAAATGTTTTAAAGGGTGATATGTCACTCATCGGTCCAAGACCTGAAAGAGAATATTTCTATAAAGAATTCGAAAAGTTTTTGCCTGGCTTTAAAAACCGTTTATATGTAAAACCAGGAATAACAGGATGGGCACAAGTAAATGGGGGGTATGATTTAACGCCAAAAGAAAAGCTGGATTTTGACCTCTATTATATTCAACACCGCTCATATGCTATGGAAATCAAGATTTTGTTCCGAACATTGACCATAGTCTTTACTGGTAATGGAGCTAGATAATCTAAAAAAGGGGTAGTGAAAAATGAATAAAGTACTAGTAACTGGGGGCTTTGGCTTTATTGGCTCTCATATTGTCGATATATTAATCCGTAATAATTATGAAGTGGCTATATATGATAACCTATCTACCGGATCTATCGGGAATGTCCATGCAAAAGTCACTCCCTTCTTTGGAAATGTTGAAGATGAGGTCTTACTTGAAAAAGCGATGGAGACATTTAGGCCTGACTATGTCATTCATCAAGCTGCACAAGTTAGCGTACAACAATCAATTTCGGATATTACGAATGATGCACGGATCAATATCATGGGAACTATAAACATCGCTAAACTCTCTCACAAGTATGCCGTAAAAAAGATCGTGTTTGCCTCATCAGCGGCTGTATATGGAAATGCTGATGTTATGCCAATTACCCTATCACATCTTACTTCTCCATTATCACCATATGGTGCATCTAAAAAAACGGCAGAGGATTATCTAAAGCTTGCTAAAGAATTATACGACTTAAATTATGTGAACCTTCGATACAGTAATGTCTATGGACCAAGACAGACAGCAAGCGGTGAAGGCGGTGTTATATCTATCTTCACTAATCTAGTCATTAATAATGAGCGGCCCGTTATTTATGGGGACGGCACGCAAACGAGAGATTTCATCTATGTAAAGGATGTAGCTGATGCCAATCTGAAAGCGTTGGAATCTGAAGGAAGCGGCACCTTCAATGTCTCATCAACCACTAGTACAAGCATCAAACAATTATTCTCGATTATTCAATCCTTTGGCAGCCATGATTTAGCTCCTATTTATCAGCCAGCCAAAAATGGGGATATCAAAGAAAGCTTACTCTGTAATAAAACGACCATTCAAAAATTGGGTTGGCACCCCGTTCATTCACTTGAAAGCGGTCTTGCTAGCACATATGAATATTATTTAAATCAAAATCAGCCTTCTTTAACCACCAAGACACTTCATTCACCTGCACCAATACTCAAGCCAACGACTTTATCGTCATAATATCGGGAGCAAAAAAAGTGAATACAAAGAAGAACTCTATTATAAAAAACATTGTCCATTTATTTTACAGCACAATTCTTTCCAATGTTCTAAATGCGGCCACCCTCATTTTATTAGCTAATTATTTTAACTCAAAAAACTATGGGATTTTTAGTATAGCACTAGCTCTTGCCATGGTCATGAACTTTTTTACGGACCTTGGGACAAGTAATACTTTTCTAAGGGAAGGAACGAAGAAGGAAAACTTAGGGAGAACGTTTTCTTCTTATATAAAGATTCGGCTTGTTTGCTCCCTTTTAACCTTTTTTGTTTTCTTTGCCGGTATACGTATTCTTTATCAAGAACAACAAATTCTTTATATGATATATAGCCTAATGATCCCGATGGTCATTGGCCTGGCGATGCAAAGTATTGGGATCACCTATTTTCAATTAATTGAAAGGATGCAATTCATTGCATCGATAAAAATCTGCTCTTCTTTTGCTTTAATACTTTCAACCACAGTGAGTATGGGCTTAAAAGTGGATGTGCATCTAGCAGCCTTTTTATATGGATTTTCTTATTTAGCAGGTGGATTTTACAGCCTTTATTTACTGCTGAAAAAAGCGAAAATAAAATGGAAATCTCCTTTTGAAAAAAAATTATTAACTAATCTTAGTCCGTTTTTAATAAGTGGGTTATTTATTATGCTAACCCCTCAATTGGGCCCATTAGTGCTAGAAAAAACACTGCCTTTAGCGCTGGTCGGTCTCTTTGCAGTAGCCTATCGGATTCCTTCTGCTTTATACCAAATACCTGGGGTAATTGCAGGCGCTTTTTTTCCGCTTTTATTTAAGCGATACAACCAAGGTGAGCTTGCAGAACACACAAGATTGAATATCCTGCAAATGAAAATCATGTCCTATATCGGTATGTGCATGACTATAACCTTATTCTACTTGGCTACTTATCTCGTCACCATTTTATTCGGAGCCGAGTGGGGATCTGCGGTTCAGCCTTTAAAAATATTGGCCTTTATAATCGTTCTGCAAGGCTTTAACATTGCCATTGCTGACGGTCTCACGACAAGGGGATTACAGAACCGGCGTACAATTGTCCAGTTTATAACCATCACCGTTGGTTTGGTTTCCTTTTATTTTTTGAGCGTCAACTATGCAGTAGCTGGTTCAGCTTTTGCCGTGCTAACCATGGAAATCGTCTCATTCATTGGCTATGTCGCTGCCAACCCAGAAAAAAGAATGGTTTTCTTCAAGGTGATCCTTCCGTATGGTACCTTCTTTTCTATTAGTTTCATCCTGATGCACAACTTATTATCCAAGTATCCTTTTATAGCGATGATTTCTAGCATCATTTTTGTCACTGCTCTAATTATGCTGCTCGATAAGAGCATTAAGCAACTAATCGTTGGCTTCATAAAAAAGAAAAATGAAACCAAACATTTACAAGATGGGAGACAAAAAGAGAATGGAAAGATTGCTAATTAATAAAAACACCTCTATGTGGTCAGTCTTTCTCTTGTTATTTTTTATTACACTCAGTAAATATAATATCTCCATCGGTTTTTCTTTAAAAATTTACATGATTTTTCTAGCCATTTTCTTCTGCATTCATTTTCGGGATTTTTATTTCCAAACCCTTTATCATTATGAAATCCTATTGCTTTTATTTTATTTTACCTATTGTCTGAGCGGCGCTTTTTCTCAATATCCTGAATCAAGCATTCGGGTCATCCTAGGAGTGATACTCGTACTTGGCTGTTATTTCATCATGAGATATGTACTGGAGCTAACAACATTAAGTGCCATTGAGAATTCGATTGCAAATGTCGGGATCATCTTTAACGTCATTAGCCTTTTATTGTACATCATCGGCATAAAGGTGACAGGAAGATTTCCGACTGGTGTCGAGATTACTTCATATGGATTATTATTGGACCGGGATTATCCAAGATTAATCGGTTTGCTGGATGATCCAAACATCTTCATTTTTTTTAACACAATCTTTTTTTCCTTTTATTTAACCAATTTAAAGGGATTCAAGAATTCGATTGGATTCCTCCTATGTATGATTACTTCCCTTCTTACTTTTTCAAGAGGTGGAATTTTAGCGCTTGTACTGGTGGTCTTTTTGTACATGCTGTTAGCTAATTTCTCAAAAAAAATCAAAATGTTAGCCGTTTCCTTATTATTTCTAACGGTAATATTTGTTGCTGGATCTCTTATCAAAATAGATTTCAATGAAATCATCACGAGCCGCATTACTGACTTTTCAACTGAT
It contains:
- a CDS encoding NAD-dependent epimerase/dehydratase family protein, encoding MNKVLVTGGFGFIGSHIVDILIRNNYEVAIYDNLSTGSIGNVHAKVTPFFGNVEDEVLLEKAMETFRPDYVIHQAAQVSVQQSISDITNDARINIMGTINIAKLSHKYAVKKIVFASSAAVYGNADVMPITLSHLTSPLSPYGASKKTAEDYLKLAKELYDLNYVNLRYSNVYGPRQTASGEGGVISIFTNLVINNERPVIYGDGTQTRDFIYVKDVADANLKALESEGSGTFNVSSTTSTSIKQLFSIIQSFGSHDLAPIYQPAKNGDIKESLLCNKTTIQKLGWHPVHSLESGLASTYEYYLNQNQPSLTTKTLHSPAPILKPTTLSS
- a CDS encoding O-antigen ligase family protein, producing the protein MERLLINKNTSMWSVFLLLFFITLSKYNISIGFSLKIYMIFLAIFFCIHFRDFYFQTLYHYEILLLLFYFTYCLSGAFSQYPESSIRVILGVILVLGCYFIMRYVLELTTLSAIENSIANVGIIFNVISLLLYIIGIKVTGRFPTGVEITSYGLLLDRDYPRLIGLLDDPNIFIFFNTIFFSFYLTNLKGFKNSIGFLLCMITSLLTFSRGGILALVLVVFLYMLLANFSKKIKMLAVSLLFLTVIFVAGSLIKIDFNEIITSRITDFSTDGGSGRFELWGQAINYFMSNPLFGIGAFNFSDYYAFEHNEKLYVHNTYLEVLVESGIIGFLFYLSFLLMLFITLFKSKLHKEKPFIVLTLFAFLIQMMSLSLMINEAFFSFLALALKYISVYERKEVECNELQQKGRQTPGFGDNSLV
- a CDS encoding oligosaccharide flippase family protein; the protein is MNTKKNSIIKNIVHLFYSTILSNVLNAATLILLANYFNSKNYGIFSIALALAMVMNFFTDLGTSNTFLREGTKKENLGRTFSSYIKIRLVCSLLTFFVFFAGIRILYQEQQILYMIYSLMIPMVIGLAMQSIGITYFQLIERMQFIASIKICSSFALILSTTVSMGLKVDVHLAAFLYGFSYLAGGFYSLYLLLKKAKIKWKSPFEKKLLTNLSPFLISGLFIMLTPQLGPLVLEKTLPLALVGLFAVAYRIPSALYQIPGVIAGAFFPLLFKRYNQGELAEHTRLNILQMKIMSYIGMCMTITLFYLATYLVTILFGAEWGSAVQPLKILAFIIVLQGFNIAIADGLTTRGLQNRRTIVQFITITVGLVSFYFLSVNYAVAGSAFAVLTMEIVSFIGYVAANPEKRMVFFKVILPYGTFFSISFILMHNLLSKYPFIAMISSIIFVTALIMLLDKSIKQLIVGFIKKKNETKHLQDGRQKENGKIAN
- a CDS encoding Wzz/FepE/Etk N-terminal domain-containing protein gives rise to the protein MNEKLKIKDFIRILKKRIFIIILSTLCITGFIIFSSMYLMKPTYQYSTQVLAGSLSMDEKEASINKVQENRQLALSYMDIIKSPQIMIGVKEELNLKASSYDLLKQVSITNRDNSQIITITVKDSNPESAKDIAQTVARHSISNFKDLTNVKQISILNDNKMGQAELLFPKPKFIIAISIVIGFFAGIGLALLREHFDDSTYSDRELELLGIPLLGRLDLNTKRLNRKRKITYKTLPSTKRGEYSEY
- a CDS encoding sugar transferase, which translates into the protein MDFIISFFMLILTAPILFLFCILIPIDSTGSPFYYQQRLGLDGKPFNMIKLRSMGIDAEKNGPTWASDNDSRVTRIGAFIRKTRIDEIPQLINVLKGDMSLIGPRPEREYFYKEFEKFLPGFKNRLYVKPGITGWAQVNGGYDLTPKEKLDFDLYYIQHRSYAMEIKILFRTLTIVFTGNGAR
- a CDS encoding CpsD/CapB family tyrosine-protein kinase, which translates into the protein MSIKFSRKQSFYLNEINKEQFYSICNNIESNLHKDNLILMITSISHSQNIANATAYLALAFSEQRKRVLVVDANLRQPSLHQVFNIDNSFGLTNLLLNEKPNFNEHAIHIKGHLFCIPTSEVIYEPATLLTLETLPTLIEEWKKNFDLILFHTSDSLNKPDANIVAKYCDGIILAIQEGRDKLEKISGVKMQFERANLEISGSMIIS